A region from the Pungitius pungitius chromosome 16, fPunPun2.1, whole genome shotgun sequence genome encodes:
- the LOC119215896 gene encoding periostin-like, with product MHQLIVVTSVLVALCSLGSVDTSAYDKIVTHSRIRARKEGPNVCALQQVQGSKKKYFSTCRNWYKGSICGKKTLVLYECCPGYIKLEGARGCPAVAPIDHVYGTLGLIKATTTQQYSDMAKLREEIEGRGSFTMFAPSNDAWDLVDSDVRSALVSNVNIELYNALHFHMVNHRILTKDMKNDMTFTSMYNDLGLYINHYSNGIVTVNCARIILGNQVATNGVVHVIDRVISSVGNNIKEVLDVTDELSAFTDVVLASGMMDKLDQPGHFTLFAPTNEAMDKLSPGYLERIMGDKAVIAALVNYHLLNSIQCSEAVMSGSTYETAEGSTIEIGCDGDSLTVNGITMVLKKDVVTTNGVIHFIDQVLVPDSAKEGLALMGDSQSTFSNLLYEEGFSAVLGPKTEYTLLAPLDSAFTHEVTDEKMLKSILQNHILKMKVTLSELYNGQMLETMAGKLLRVFIYRTAVCIENACMVRGSKEGSKSALHVMRTLIKPPEKTLYELLIADRRFKIFLSLVETAGLTDLLKQEGSYTIFAPTDDAFDSLSREDLALLKSDLNSLRTILLYHFSNGIFINGGLERGVTNLLKTFQGRNLQVMSVNNSIHVNSVDVPDSDLMATNGVVHVVKNVLYPADLPVGRQDLLVLLKKLIKYIHITYNSGFTYEEIPLTFIRRTITTTHIEKEPTFTKVTRVLQADPVITKVVAKGEPVVTKVTRVIQGDPSMTKVTRVIEVPKITTIHSNPNRIDEESERIAILIQEGGGFAAARKAPVGMRKRRKQMVRRHPKPRELIEK from the exons ATGCATCAGCTGATTGTGGTTACCTCAGTGTTGGTGGCACTCTGCTCTCTGGGGAGTGTGGATACTTCTGCCTACGATAAGATAGTGACCCACAGTCGCATACGGGCCAGGAAAGAAGG ACCCAATGTGTGCGCCCTGCAACAAGTCCAGGGTTCTAAAAAGAAGTACTTCAGCACATGTAGGAACTGGTACAAAGGCTCCATCTGTGGCAAGAAGAC ccTGGTCCTATATGAATGCTGCCCTGGTTACATCAAGCTGGAGGGTGCGAGAGGATGCCCTGCAG TGGCTCCCATTGACCATGTCTACGGTACGCTGGGGCTCATAAAGGCTACCACCACGCAGCAATACTCTGACATGGCCAAGCTGAGGGAGGAAATTGAAGGCAGAGGCTCCTTTACCATGTTTGCACCCAGCAATGATGCCTGGGATCTGGTGGACTCT GATGTACGGTCTGCACTGGTAAGCAACGTGAACATCGAGCTGTACAACGCTCTTCACTTCCACATGGTCAACCACCGCATTTTGACCAAAGACATGAAGAACGACATGACTTTCACTTCCATGTACAACGACCTGGGCCTGTACATCAACCACTACTCCAATGGG ATCGTGACAGTGAACTGTGCCAGGATCATCCTTGGTAATCAGGTGGCCACAAACGGTGTGGTGCATGTCATTGATCGGGTCATCAGCAGTGTTGGCAACAACATCAAAGAAGTGCTGGACGTCACCGATGAGCTCTCCGCCTTCACA GATGTAGTGTTGGCTTCCGGTATGATGGACAAGCTGGACCAGCCTGGCCACTTTACCCTGTTTGCTCCCACTAATGAAGCCATGGACAAACTGAGCCCAGGCTACCTGGAGCGTATCATGGGAGACAAGGCTGTAATTGCAG CCCTGGTGAACTACCACCTGTTGAACAGTATCCAGTGTTCAGAAGCAGTCATGTCAGGGTCAACGTATGAGACCGCCGAGGGCAGCACCATAGAGATCGGCTGTGACGGCGACAGTCTGACGGTCAACGGGATCACCATGGTGCTGAAGAAGGACGTTGTCACCACCAATGGCGTCATCCACTTCATCGACCAGGTGCTCGTCCCTGACTCAG CCAAGGAAGGGTTGGCGCTGATGGGAGACTCCCAGAGCACTTTCAGCAACCTGCTGTACGAAGAGGGCTTTTCGGCTGTCCTGGGTCCGAAGACAGAGTACACGCTCCTTGCTCCTCTCGACTCTGCCTTCACAC aTGAGGTGACAGATGAAAAAATGCTGAAATCCATTTTGCAAAACCACATCTTGAAGATGAAAGTTACTCTGAGCGAGCTCTACAATGGACAGATGCTGGAAACAATGGCTGGCAAACTGCTCAGAGTCTTCATTTACCGCACT GCCGTGTGCATAGAAAATGCATGTATGGTGCGCGGCAGCAAAGAGGGAAGCAAAAGTGCGCTCCATGTTATGAGGACTCTCATCAAACCGCCCGAGAAAACGCTCTATGAGCTCCTGATCGCTGACAGGCGGTTCAA gATTTTTCTGTCGCTGGTTGAGACAGCAGGACTGACTGATCTGCTGAAGCAAGAAGGCTCCTACACCATCTTTGCACCCACTGACGATGCCTTTGATAGCCTCAGTAGAGAGGACCTTGCTCTGCTCAAAA GTGATCTGAACTCTCTGAGAACCATTTTGCTGTACCACTTCAGTAACGGCATCTTCATCAACGGAGGATTAGAGCGAGGAGTTACCAATCTGCTCAAAACCTTCCAGGGCAGAAACCTGCAAGTTATGTCT GTAAACAACTCTATTCATGTCAATTCTGTGGACGTGCCAGACAGTGACCTGATGGCGACAAACGGCGTGGTCCATGTGGTGAAGAACGTTCTCTATCCTGCGG ATCTTCCCGTGGGCCGGCAGGACCTTCTGGTCCTCCTGAAGAAGCTGATCAAGTACATCCATATAACG tATAATTCTGGATTTACTTATGAGGAGATTCCCCTCACGTTCATAA GGAGAACCATCACAACTACACACATTGAAAAAG AGCCTACTTTTACCAAGGTCACAAGAGTCTTGCAGGCAGATCCAGTGATCACTAAGGTTGTTGCCAAGGGAGAGCCGGTGGTCACCAAGGTAACCAGGGTCATTCAGGGGGACCCTTCCATGACTAAGGTTACAAGAGTTATCGAGG TCCCTAAGATCACCACCATCCACAGCAACCCAAATCGGATCGATGAGGAATCGGAGAGAATAGCCATACTCATTCAAG AGGGAGGCGGATTCGCTGCTGCTAGGAAAGCTCCAG